From the genome of Kaistella daneshvariae, one region includes:
- a CDS encoding OmpA family protein, which yields MKLNLTIIAIALAIPTATFAQDTIAVESVGYPNAYTSGSANVSPFTQESKRFNDWAVSAGVGVPLMQSSDLTSIKGFGAGKNLFGWSAYLSVDKAITHAFGLKLQYDKGETRQGFVNTKDHETTTAGDGGRTQYDALSVLGDLNISNLLRRVDNHSPFRWALHGYAGIGTLAYRAYRQDAGPVYNQALITEIEPFKLNSLFGQAGAGLKYRATKSLDLEARGMYLVSGDETFDGARTAVNDNPSDNLINLTLGATLNLGKHESHLFWHDPLQEIYYKLDVLAEKNQDVEVCKKGDADNDGVCDDWDRQLDTPAGARVDGAGVALDADLDGVIDLYDKCVTVPGPVENNGCPTNSTITDNTRTLEGIEFDFDSDRILPSNTPILNNAVTYINSSEGTYNVIGGTDTRGSDAYNQNLSERRANSVKNYLINNGVNAGKINAIGKGEKDLKYPECEPASKCPEWKNRANRRVYFEAK from the coding sequence ATGAAACTAAATTTAACAATTATTGCAATCGCACTAGCTATACCAACAGCTACTTTTGCACAGGACACAATTGCTGTTGAGTCCGTAGGTTATCCAAATGCCTACACCTCGGGATCAGCAAACGTCTCTCCGTTTACGCAGGAATCGAAAAGGTTTAATGACTGGGCAGTTTCTGCCGGGGTAGGTGTACCTTTAATGCAGTCTTCCGACTTAACTTCAATTAAAGGCTTTGGAGCAGGTAAAAATTTATTCGGCTGGTCAGCATATTTAAGTGTTGACAAAGCGATTACTCATGCTTTCGGTCTTAAATTACAATACGACAAAGGAGAAACCAGACAAGGTTTTGTTAATACCAAAGATCACGAAACTACAACAGCCGGAGATGGTGGAAGAACTCAGTATGATGCGCTTTCTGTCTTAGGAGATCTTAATATTTCCAACCTTTTACGTAGAGTGGATAATCACTCACCGTTCAGATGGGCACTTCATGGCTATGCAGGTATTGGTACTTTAGCATACAGAGCATACAGACAAGATGCTGGTCCGGTTTATAACCAAGCTTTAATTACAGAAATTGAGCCTTTCAAATTAAACAGCTTATTCGGTCAGGCAGGTGCGGGGTTAAAATACCGTGCAACTAAATCTTTAGATTTGGAAGCGAGAGGTATGTATTTGGTTTCCGGTGATGAGACTTTTGATGGTGCACGTACTGCTGTAAACGACAACCCTTCAGATAACTTGATCAACCTGACATTAGGTGCGACTTTAAATTTAGGAAAACACGAATCTCACCTCTTTTGGCACGATCCGTTACAGGAAATCTATTACAAATTAGATGTTTTGGCTGAAAAGAACCAGGATGTTGAAGTTTGTAAAAAAGGTGATGCCGATAACGACGGAGTTTGTGACGATTGGGACAGACAATTGGATACTCCTGCAGGTGCAAGAGTTGATGGTGCTGGTGTAGCGTTAGATGCAGATTTGGATGGTGTTATTGATCTTTACGACAAATGTGTAACTGTTCCTGGACCGGTAGAAAATAACGGTTGTCCTACAAACTCTACAATTACAGACAATACAAGAACACTTGAAGGTATTGAATTCGATTTCGATTCAGACAGAATTTTACCTTCAAACACACCAATTTTGAATAATGCAGTTACTTATATCAATTCGTCCGAAGGTACTTACAACGTAATTGGTGGAACAGATACCAGAGGTTCTGATGCTTATAACCAAAACTTGTCCGAAAGAAGAGCAAATAGCGTTAAAAATTATTTGATCAACAACGGAGTAAATGCAGGTAAAATCAATGCAATTGGTAAAGGAGAAAAAGACTTGAAATATCCAGAATGTGAGCCGGCTTCAAAATGTCCGGAGTGGAAAAACAGAGCGAACCGAAGAGTTTACTTCGAAGCTAAATAA